GACACCCTGCTGCCGACGGCCGCGACCGGCCTGGACCGGTTCGGCGTCGCCCCGGCCGAGCGGGACCGACTGCTCGGCATCATCGAGCAACGCTGCCGTACCGGCCGCAACGGCGCGGTCTGGCAGACCGAGGCGGTCTGGGCGGCCGAGCGGCGGCACGGCCTGGACCGGGACGCCGCGCTGCACCACATGGCCGGCCGCTACGCGCAGCTCCAGCGCAGCAACGAGCCGGTGCACACCTGGCCGGTCGACTGATCCGACGCCCGACCCCGGCCGCCGGCTCAGCGGGTGCGGCGGCCGGGCCGGGGCTTCGGGCCGGTGGCGGGGCCCGCGTCGTCCGAGTGTCCGCCGGTGGACGTGCCGCCGGTCGACGGCTCGGCGACGGAGAGGTCGCCCGTCGACGACTCCACCGGTGTCGAGTCGACTCCGGTCGAGCCCGCTCCGGTGGCGGTGGCTCCGGTCGCGCCGGCTACGGTCGAGCCGGCGCTGGTCGCGTCGGTGCCGGTCGAGTCGGGCGAGGCGGTGCGGCCCCGCCGGGCCGAGACGCCGCGCGACCGGGCGCCGGTGGCCGGGCCGGTCGTCGTGGCATCGGCGGGCCTGGTCGCCCGGCCGGACTCCGTCCCGGCCTCGGCGAGCATCGGGTCCGCCGCCGGGCCCGCCGTGGTGGTGGCCGTCTTCGGCGTACGGCCGGCGCGCCGGGCGCCGGTGAGCGCGAGGGCCGGGTCGGCGGGGGCGGGCTCGTCGACGATCGTGGGTTCGCCGGTGCGCTGCCGGGGCACGGTCACCTGCGGCCCGGCGGCGGCGCGTCGGTCGGCGCGCTGGGCGAGCGCCGCCACCAGCACCGAGCCGGCCGCGCCGATCACCACCGCGTACGGGGCGAAGAGCTGGGCCGACACCTGCGCCGGGGTGATCGAGGCGAGCCGGGGTACGGCGAGCAGGTAGGCCACCGCGACCAGCAGCGGTCCGGCCGCCCCGGAGACGGCCGCGCCGAGGCGACGTTCCGCCACCCGGGCGGTACGCCGTGCGGCCAGCGCGCCGATCACCAGCGCCGAGCCGGCGGTGAGCAGGACCCCCGGCCAGTACACGTAGTCGCGCAGCCAGAAGCCGGGCCGGTCGCCGCTGATCTGCCAGATGCCGAGCTGGGCGGTGGCCAGGCCGCGTCCGGCCAGCACGCCGTCCACCACCGAGACCACGGCGAGCAGCCAGAGCCAGCCGACCGTGGCGATCACGTTGCTCGCGGCGGCCCGGGACGCGAGCGCCCAGAGGGCGGCCAGCAGCCCGAGCAGGACCCCGGCGGCGGCGTACCCGGCGGCGACGGTCTGCGGAGCGAAGATGTCCGGCACGGTGGCCGCCCGGGCCGGCACGGCGACCAGCAGCACGGTCAGCGCCGAGCCCAGCGCCCCGCCGACCGCCAGCGCCACCCGGCGCAGCGTGCCGCCCGGTGGCGCGTCGGCGTCGGCGCCCCGGTCGTCGAGTCGCTGCGCGACCACGGCGCCCAGCACGCCGGAGACGGCCGCTATCCAGGTCGCCCACGCGAGGCTGGCGAACCACGCCGCCTCGGTGCGCCCGGCCTCGGCCGGCGCCCAGTCGATGATGCCCAGCCCGTAGGCGAAGCCCAGTTGTGCCGCGCCCACGCCGGCAGCCACGCCGACCGCAGTGGCGACCGATGCTCCCCAGCCCCGTCTGGCCATGCGGGGCAGCGTAGCGTTCCCTGGTCGGCCCGGCGAGTCGTGGCGGGGCCCGTTCGACGTGCGGTGACGGGTTGGCGGCACCGGGTACGGTCGCCGGTGACGAGGCGGGAGCGCGATGAGCGACGGACACACCCTTGCGGACGGCGCGGAGAACCGGCGACCGGGCCGGGCGTCCCTGGTGCTCGGCGGCGCGTTGGCGTTCGTCCTGCTGGCCTCGGTCGGGGCGACCGTCGGGTGGCTGTTGGCCGATCCGACGTCGTCCGGGACCACGCCACCGGCCGCCTCCTCGGTCACCGTCTCCCCGTCACGTTCGACCGTGCCGGCCCCGGCGCCGCCCACCACCACCCGGCCGTCCGCCCCACGGACCACCTCGCCGGCCCCGTCGCGGACCTCGTCCGGCCTGACGGTTCCCGCGCTCGTCGGCACCGACTTCGAGAAGGCCCGGGACGAGTTGCGGGACCGGAAGCTGAGTTGGCGGCTGGTCTTCGGCACCGGGTCGGGACGGGACGTGGTGCGGACCGATCCGGCTCCGGGCACCCCGGTCACCCGGGGCACCACCGTGCAGGTGTACGTCGCCGGACCGGCCCCGCAGGTCGAGGTCCCGGACCTGGTCGACGACGACTGCGCCGACGTCGCCGAGGAACTCGGTGAGCGGGGCCTCTACCCGCGCTACCCGACCGGCCGGGCCGGCACGGTGACCGCCCAGGTCCCGGCGGCCGGCGCCACCGCCCGGTGGAACGACCAGGTCGCCGTCTCCTGCGGCGCGGAGCAGGGCTGACCGGGGTCTCTCGCTGCGGCGGAGCCCACCGACCCGGATCCCGGCACGGGCGGGTCGCGGTGCTGATCCCGGTGGCGGGTGACCGCGCCCGTTACCGTGGACGGGCGAGGGCCACGACGCCTGCCCGGTGGGAGAGGACGTGCGATGAGCGACGACCGCCAGGAGCCCGCCGACGACGCGACGCGCCCGCTGCCCCCGCCCGAGGACCGTGCCGCCGCCGCGCCACCACCGCCGGACGCGACCGCCCGGCACGAGCCGTTGGACGCGACGGCCCGGCACGAGCCGTTGGACGCGACCGCGTCCCAGGAGCCGATCGACCGGACCCGGCCGCTGCCTCCCACGGGCGGCGGGGCCTCGACGGAGCCCGCCCCGGCCGTCTGGTCCGGGCGGGCGGGAGTGCCGCCACCGCGTCCGGCCGACCACCGGGAACCGGCCGAGTGGTACGGCGAGGAACAGCGCCCGGGTCACTGGTGGATGCCGATCCTGCTCGGGATCCTGGCGCTGCTCCTGCTCGGCGCCCTCGGCGCGGGCATCTGGCTGGCCCTGCGGGCGGCGGACGAGCGGGACGAGGACCCCACCCCGCCTCCGCTGCCGACCAGCGCTCCGGCGACCACGGCCGCCCCGACGAGCACCGCGCCCAGCACCGAGCCGCCCAGCACGCCACCGACCACGGCAGCGGCCCGGGTGCCGATGCCACCCCTGGAGGGGCAGTCCCGGGCGACCGCGGAACGGATCCTGGACCGGATCGGCCTGTCGTACCGGGTGGAGACCCGGGAGTCCGAGGAGCAGGCACCGGGCACCGTGATCGAGACCGACCCGGAAGCCGGTGAGCCGGTCCGCCCCGGTGAGGACGAGGTGA
This genomic interval from Micromonospora coxensis contains the following:
- a CDS encoding PASTA domain-containing protein; amino-acid sequence: MSDGHTLADGAENRRPGRASLVLGGALAFVLLASVGATVGWLLADPTSSGTTPPAASSVTVSPSRSTVPAPAPPTTTRPSAPRTTSPAPSRTSSGLTVPALVGTDFEKARDELRDRKLSWRLVFGTGSGRDVVRTDPAPGTPVTRGTTVQVYVAGPAPQVEVPDLVDDDCADVAEELGERGLYPRYPTGRAGTVTAQVPAAGATARWNDQVAVSCGAEQG
- a CDS encoding PASTA domain-containing protein, which codes for MSDDRQEPADDATRPLPPPEDRAAAAPPPPDATARHEPLDATARHEPLDATASQEPIDRTRPLPPTGGGASTEPAPAVWSGRAGVPPPRPADHREPAEWYGEEQRPGHWWMPILLGILALLLLGALGAGIWLALRAADERDEDPTPPPLPTSAPATTAAPTSTAPSTEPPSTPPTTAAARVPMPPLEGQSRATAERILDRIGLSYRVETRESEEQAPGTVIETDPEAGEPVRPGEDEVTLVVATAPSPSPSATGSDEPSPEPSPTP